In Desulfocurvus vexinensis DSM 17965, a single window of DNA contains:
- a CDS encoding 4Fe-4S dicluster domain-containing protein: MDPVSHAHAAALRVAPHGTWSEMNRRTFLKTMAVAGALAVPGAGAARAGAAAPAGRVELATLLDLSRCVGCGECVAACRESNAAKFPEPVRPFPKMYPARVKAEDWSARRDEDGRLTPYNWLTIQTAVVEKDGQELEVHIPRRCMHCVNPPCANLCPWGAAYKRADGAVRINEAICLGGAKCRDVCPWEIPQRQTGVGLYLDLLPALAGNGVMYKCDRCHQRLDAGQLPACIEACPMEVQSIGPREDIVARARKLAAETGGFLYGLDENGGTNTIYVSPVPFEALDRAVAHGPGQPHLRPVADVMARDEAFAAAVFGAPLAGLAAGLLTAVRGLRGGGKDDAGPGGPAKGPENGPGEENAHG, from the coding sequence ATGGACCCGGTTTCCCATGCACACGCGGCGGCGCTCCGGGTCGCGCCGCACGGCACCTGGAGCGAGATGAACCGCAGAACCTTCCTGAAGACCATGGCCGTGGCCGGGGCGCTGGCCGTGCCCGGCGCCGGAGCGGCCCGGGCCGGGGCCGCCGCGCCCGCCGGGCGCGTGGAGCTGGCCACGCTGCTGGACCTGTCGCGCTGCGTGGGCTGCGGCGAGTGCGTGGCCGCCTGCCGCGAGTCCAATGCCGCCAAGTTCCCCGAGCCGGTGCGGCCCTTCCCGAAGATGTACCCCGCGCGGGTCAAGGCCGAGGACTGGTCGGCCCGCCGCGACGAGGACGGGCGGCTCACGCCCTACAACTGGCTGACCATCCAGACCGCCGTGGTGGAGAAGGACGGCCAGGAGCTGGAGGTACATATCCCCCGGCGCTGCATGCACTGCGTGAACCCGCCCTGCGCCAACCTCTGCCCCTGGGGCGCGGCCTACAAGCGCGCCGACGGCGCCGTGCGCATCAACGAGGCCATCTGCCTGGGCGGGGCCAAGTGCCGCGACGTCTGCCCCTGGGAAATCCCCCAGCGCCAGACCGGGGTCGGCCTGTACCTGGACCTGCTGCCCGCCCTGGCGGGCAACGGCGTGATGTACAAGTGCGACCGCTGCCATCAGCGCCTGGACGCCGGGCAGCTGCCCGCCTGCATCGAGGCCTGCCCCATGGAGGTGCAGAGCATCGGCCCGCGCGAGGACATCGTGGCCCGGGCCCGCAAGCTGGCCGCCGAAACCGGGGGCTTCCTCTACGGCCTGGACGAGAACGGCGGCACCAACACCATCTACGTGTCGCCCGTGCCCTTCGAGGCGCTGGACCGTGCCGTGGCCCACGGCCCGGGGCAGCCGCACCTGCGCCCGGTGGCCGATGTCATGGCCCGCGACGAGGCCTTTGCCGCGGCGGTATTCGGCGCGCCCCTGGCCGGGCTGGCCGCCGGGCTGCTCACCGCCGTGCGCGGCCTGCGCGGCGGCGGAAAGGACGACGCCGGGCCCGGCGGGCCCGCCAAGGGCCCGGAGAACGGCCCCGGAGAGGAGAACGCCCATGGCTGA
- a CDS encoding RrF2 family transcriptional regulator codes for MKLSTRSRYGTRMLLDIAENSNGRPVSVSEVSARLGVSVKYLEQLIRPLKRGGYLASVRGPKGGHMLTRRPEEITVGEVVRLLEGGINLTDCVTDGRACSRSGKCSVRNVWVEATAAMNRILDSITLSQISYENCDTKR; via the coding sequence ATGAAGTTGTCCACCAGAAGCCGCTACGGAACCAGGATGCTCCTGGACATCGCCGAGAACAGCAACGGCCGCCCGGTCTCGGTGAGCGAGGTCTCGGCGCGGCTGGGGGTCTCGGTGAAGTATCTGGAGCAGCTCATCCGGCCCCTGAAGCGCGGGGGCTATCTGGCCAGCGTGCGCGGGCCCAAGGGCGGGCACATGCTCACCCGCCGGCCCGAGGAGATCACCGTGGGCGAGGTTGTCCGGCTGCTGGAGGGTGGCATCAACCTCACCGACTGCGTGACCGACGGGCGGGCCTGCTCGCGCAGCGGCAAGTGCAGCGTGCGCAACGTGTGGGTGGAGGCCACGGCGGCCATGAACCGCATCCTGGACTCCATCACCCTGTCGCAGATCAGTTACGAGAACTGCGACACGAAACGATAG
- a CDS encoding tetrathionate reductase family octaheme c-type cytochrome: MNRFPSLRRGASVALLVLLWGVCAVPLARAATDTSAPAQGGAAAPGRQLARQATKDPQLWITSDHTKHEALRQQFAKPEDVTRACLTCHTEAAAQFHKSIHWTWIDPNSEPSERMGKGGLVVNNFCISILSNEARCTSCHAGYGWKDKDFDFTDPAKVDCLVCHDTTGTYEKFPTKAGYPVTEPTPFGPKKTFQPPDLAKVAQNIGRPDRDNCGTCHFHGGGGDGVKHGDLDSSLAEPSKKLDVHMGVDGQNFDCTRCHTTTLHNIAGRIYANPAATERKSLLEDDLAPRITCESCHSATPHKAGHKANDHTDKVACQACHIPEYAREKPTKMSWDWSTAGKLKDGKPYKEQGPYGKDTYDSMKGDFVWEMDVVPEYYWWGGSMTTVRATDVIDPSGEVRLSWPVGSPDDPRSRIMPFKIHRGRTPYDTVHNTMVVPHLFGKDDTSLWNNFDWAKAIQAGMDYAGLEYSGEFGFAQTAWAYPTTHMVAPKDNVVACAECHSSQGRLANLAGFYMPGRDGAPLVDWAGWAAVLASLVGVLIHGAMRAASRSRNAKEERS, from the coding sequence ATGAACCGTTTTCCGTCATTGCGCCGTGGGGCGTCTGTGGCGCTGCTTGTCCTGCTCTGGGGCGTATGCGCCGTGCCGCTGGCCCGCGCGGCCACCGACACGTCGGCGCCCGCCCAGGGCGGCGCGGCGGCCCCGGGCCGCCAGCTGGCGCGCCAGGCCACCAAGGACCCGCAGCTCTGGATCACCTCGGACCACACCAAACACGAGGCGCTGCGCCAGCAGTTCGCCAAGCCCGAGGACGTGACCCGCGCCTGCCTGACCTGCCACACCGAGGCCGCCGCGCAGTTCCACAAGAGCATCCACTGGACCTGGATCGACCCCAACTCCGAGCCCTCCGAGCGCATGGGCAAGGGCGGGCTGGTGGTCAACAACTTCTGCATCAGCATCCTGTCCAACGAGGCGCGCTGCACCTCGTGCCACGCCGGATACGGCTGGAAGGACAAGGACTTCGACTTCACCGACCCGGCCAAGGTGGACTGCCTGGTCTGCCACGACACCACGGGGACCTACGAGAAGTTCCCCACCAAGGCGGGCTACCCGGTGACCGAGCCCACGCCCTTCGGCCCCAAGAAGACCTTCCAGCCGCCGGACCTGGCCAAGGTTGCCCAGAACATCGGCCGCCCCGATCGCGACAACTGCGGCACCTGCCACTTCCACGGCGGCGGCGGCGACGGCGTGAAGCACGGCGACCTGGACAGCTCGCTGGCCGAGCCGAGCAAGAAGCTCGACGTGCACATGGGCGTGGACGGGCAGAACTTCGACTGCACGCGCTGCCACACCACCACCCTGCACAACATCGCCGGGCGCATCTACGCCAACCCGGCGGCCACCGAGCGCAAGAGCCTGCTCGAAGATGACCTGGCGCCGCGCATCACCTGCGAGTCGTGCCACAGCGCCACGCCGCACAAGGCCGGGCACAAGGCCAACGACCACACCGATAAGGTCGCCTGCCAGGCCTGCCACATTCCCGAATACGCCCGCGAGAAGCCGACCAAGATGAGCTGGGACTGGTCCACCGCCGGCAAGCTCAAGGACGGCAAGCCCTACAAGGAGCAGGGCCCCTACGGCAAGGACACCTACGATTCCATGAAGGGTGATTTCGTGTGGGAGATGGACGTGGTGCCCGAGTACTACTGGTGGGGCGGCTCCATGACCACCGTGCGCGCCACCGATGTCATCGACCCCTCGGGCGAGGTGCGCCTGTCCTGGCCCGTGGGCTCGCCCGACGACCCGCGCTCGCGGATCATGCCCTTCAAGATCCACCGCGGCAGGACGCCTTACGACACGGTGCACAACACCATGGTCGTGCCGCACCTGTTCGGCAAGGACGACACCTCGCTGTGGAACAACTTCGACTGGGCCAAGGCCATCCAGGCGGGCATGGACTACGCCGGGCTGGAATACTCCGGCGAGTTCGGCTTCGCGCAGACGGCCTGGGCCTACCCCACCACGCACATGGTGGCGCCCAAGGACAACGTGGTCGCCTGCGCCGAGTGCCACAGCAGCCAGGGGCGGCTGGCCAACCTGGCGGGGTTCTACATGCCCGGGCGCGACGGCGCGCCCCTGGTGGACTGGGCGGGCTGGGCCGCAGTGCTGGCCTCCCTGGTCGGGGTGCTGATCCATGGCGCCATGCGTGCGGCGTCCCGGTCGCGCAATGCGAAGGAGGAGCGGTCATGA
- a CDS encoding cytochrome b/b6 domain-containing protein, producing MSGSVKNGLKKVYLYTRFERFWHWFQAALILVLAATGLEVHGSFTLLGFERAVAVHEWCAWTWLGLYVFIVFWLSTTGEWKQYVPTTKKIYEVAMYYVSGIFRGEPHPVPKTQRAKHNPLQRLTYLSISTLLIPFQIVTGIVYLYYNDWAALGLTSLSLETVATLHTIGAFGFLAFVVVHVYMTTTGHTVSAHVIAMFTGWEEVEDEKAVPEWERKTSPM from the coding sequence ATGAGCGGTTCCGTGAAGAACGGCCTGAAGAAGGTCTACCTGTACACGCGCTTCGAGCGCTTCTGGCACTGGTTCCAGGCCGCGCTGATCCTGGTGCTCGCGGCCACGGGCCTGGAGGTCCACGGTTCCTTCACCCTGCTGGGCTTCGAGCGGGCCGTGGCCGTGCACGAATGGTGCGCCTGGACCTGGCTCGGGCTCTACGTGTTCATCGTGTTCTGGCTGTCCACCACCGGCGAATGGAAGCAGTACGTGCCGACCACGAAGAAGATCTACGAGGTGGCCATGTACTACGTGAGCGGCATCTTCCGGGGCGAGCCGCACCCCGTGCCCAAGACGCAGCGCGCCAAGCACAACCCGCTGCAGCGCCTGACCTATCTGTCCATCTCCACGCTGCTCATCCCGTTCCAGATCGTCACGGGCATCGTCTACCTCTACTACAACGACTGGGCGGCCCTGGGGCTGACCAGCCTGTCCCTGGAAACGGTGGCCACCCTGCACACCATCGGCGCCTTCGGCTTTTTGGCCTTCGTGGTGGTGCATGTGTACATGACCACCACCGGGCACACCGTCTCGGCCCACGTCATCGCCATGTTCACGGGCTGGGAGGAAGTGGAGGACGAAAAGGCCGTGCCCGAATGGGAGCGCAAGACCAGCCCCATGTAA
- a CDS encoding HMA2 domain-containing protein — translation MIASMTQGRLRLRSGALKVEDVAREARERLLDLKGVLEVQVNRRVGSLLVCYDKARIGAEALLGRVAELLHVDLERLKAGVARADKALRTPEARRAVKRGMAGAVVLAVGALAVSGKVHAGAGALFLALAGVHVFQNRRTLLR, via the coding sequence ATGATCGCCAGTATGACCCAGGGCCGGCTGCGGCTGCGCAGCGGGGCGCTGAAGGTGGAGGACGTGGCCCGCGAGGCCCGCGAAAGGCTCTTGGATCTCAAGGGTGTGCTCGAGGTGCAGGTCAACCGGCGGGTGGGCAGCCTGCTGGTCTGCTACGACAAGGCGCGCATCGGTGCCGAGGCGCTGCTCGGGCGCGTGGCCGAGCTGCTGCACGTGGACCTGGAGCGCCTGAAGGCCGGGGTCGCCCGGGCCGACAAGGCCCTGCGCACCCCCGAGGCCCGGCGCGCCGTCAAGCGCGGCATGGCCGGGGCGGTGGTCCTGGCCGTGGGCGCCCTGGCGGTGTCCGGCAAGGTCCACGCCGGGGCGGGGGCGCTGTTCCTGGCCCTGGCCGGGGTCCATGTGTTCCAGAACCGCCGGACCCTTTTGCGCTAG